From Salinicoccus roseus, one genomic window encodes:
- a CDS encoding glycerate kinase family protein — MRVVVAIDSFKGSLSSYEANQSACAGIKNAVPNAELSIFPMADGGEGTVDALIEKMRGEKVAVSVTGPLYKKVQASYGIVREESMAVIEIAEACGLPLLDAKELNPSLTTSYGVGELIAHAYQEGCRKFVIGLGGSATNDGGVGMLQALGFKFLDYERAEINYGGEELSRIHKIEATDESDKYRDCDFRVACDVTNLLCGNHGASYIFGPQKGANPEMVIRLDKCLENFAQTTFQELGIELKNIEGGGAAGGLGAAFYGYLNGRLESGINLVLDTLGIEEQIKEADLVITGEGKMDGQTSMGKVPAGLALLSSKHEVPVIGIAGNLTTDAYQLNHSGIQGVFSIQTAPISMEKALDKEVAAFNIEKTVEQIVRVSKLFAR; from the coding sequence ATGAGAGTGGTAGTTGCTATAGACTCTTTTAAAGGGAGTCTCTCATCCTATGAAGCGAATCAAAGTGCTTGTGCTGGAATTAAAAACGCTGTTCCAAATGCAGAATTGAGTATTTTCCCCATGGCAGATGGAGGAGAAGGGACAGTAGATGCATTGATAGAGAAAATGCGTGGAGAAAAAGTAGCAGTCAGTGTAACGGGTCCGCTATATAAAAAAGTTCAAGCATCTTATGGAATTGTCCGTGAAGAATCAATGGCAGTTATAGAAATAGCCGAAGCCTGTGGTCTGCCCTTGCTCGATGCCAAAGAATTGAACCCGTCTCTTACGACTTCTTATGGTGTGGGGGAATTGATAGCACATGCGTATCAAGAGGGATGTCGTAAATTTGTTATTGGATTAGGTGGAAGTGCCACAAATGATGGCGGTGTTGGCATGCTCCAAGCATTGGGTTTTAAGTTTTTGGATTATGAAAGAGCCGAAATAAATTATGGTGGTGAAGAATTAAGTAGAATCCATAAAATAGAAGCCACTGATGAGTCAGACAAGTATAGAGACTGTGACTTTCGTGTTGCATGTGATGTCACTAACTTATTATGCGGCAACCACGGAGCTTCTTATATTTTTGGCCCTCAAAAAGGTGCGAATCCAGAAATGGTTATTAGGTTGGACAAATGTCTGGAAAATTTCGCTCAGACAACTTTCCAAGAACTTGGTATAGAACTGAAAAATATTGAAGGAGGTGGCGCAGCTGGAGGATTGGGCGCAGCATTCTATGGTTATTTGAATGGGCGATTGGAATCTGGAATTAATCTGGTTTTAGATACTTTAGGTATAGAAGAACAAATAAAAGAGGCAGATCTTGTTATAACGGGAGAAGGTAAAATGGATGGACAGACTTCCATGGGCAAGGTGCCTGCAGGTCTAGCTCTCCTATCCTCTAAACATGAGGTTCCCGTAATTGGAATAGCAGGCAATCTAACCACAGATGCCTACCAACTCAACCACTCAGGAATTCAAGGAGTATTCTCCATCCAAACTGCTCCGATTTCAATGGAGAAGGCACTGGATAAAGAAGTTGCTGCCTTTAATATTGAAAAGACTGTCGAACAGATCGTTAGAGTCAGCAAATTATTTGCTAGATAA